The proteins below are encoded in one region of Rhododendron vialii isolate Sample 1 chromosome 7a, ASM3025357v1:
- the LOC131332976 gene encoding uncharacterized protein LOC131332976, protein MVMTWVRELKRELMEVSVVCENNVVSLGDGTGTQIVDISLGNGVIPFGDGVIPSKQSTNILDPESLRRKGRPPCKSKKGVVEKAVKKKRETKKKTLSNENVKEVKKIAVGHGFGTQDSVVNDNPSCMGHSMWPNMMPHNMQANMAQGGTIFSFSSTFCPTGTSLNQFRPSFPSSQSLFNGQFWRGQSTITGSQVWGGGQSSFLEDQGQYWRGQEPSLLQTQGHGYERRESFSDMLNATNNDGE, encoded by the exons aTGGTGATGACATGGGTACGCGAGCTAAAACGAGAGTTGATGGAAGTTTCGGTCGTTTGTGAAAATAATGTGGTTTCACTTGGTGATGGCACGGGTACTCAAATTGTGGACATTTCACTTGGAAATGGGGTTATACCTTTTGGAGATGGGGTTATACCTTCCAAACAGAGCACGAACATACTTGACCCGGAAAGTCTTCGAAGAAAAGGAAGGCCGCCGTGCAAAAGTAAGAAAGGTGTTGTGGAAAAAGcagtgaaaaagaaaagagaaacaaaaaaaaagacgttATCCAATGAAAATGTCAAG GAGGTTAAGAAAATTGCAGTTGGCCATGGGTTCGGGACACAAGACAGTGTAGTAAAT GATAACCCAAGCTGTATGGGGCATTCAATGTGGCCAAACATGATGCCCCATAATATGCAAGCAAATATGGCACAAGGCGgaaccatcttttcattttcatcaacTTTTTGTCCAACCGGAACAAGCTTGAACCAATTTAGGCCTTCTTTTCCAAGTTCACAAAGCCTATTCAATGGTCAATTTTGGAGAGGTCAATCAACTATTACGGGCAGTCAAGTTTGGGGAGGAGGACAATCAAGTTTTTTGGAAGACCAAGGTCAATATTGGAGGGGACAAGAACCAAGTTTACTGCAAACTCAAGGGCATGGATATGAAAGACGAGAAAGTTTCTCAGATATGTTGAATGCAACGAATAATGATGGGGAATAG
- the LOC131333278 gene encoding protein FAR-RED IMPAIRED RESPONSE 1-like, whose amino-acid sequence MMMSSKSVPLTLPPNKECGEQEKVWSGDSEHEEDVWCGPLSKDCDEIKTIEETENCEHKAEEPKVGMTFDTLEDAYLYYLKYAKEKGFAVAKRSSRKGRDGNVRHVGFECCRAGKARVRTSNPVKPRPQTKVECPAHINVVIHPDGKWRLSHVVLEHYHEQSPAKARYFKCNRVLDEHVKRKLELNDQAGIRVYKTYDSLQIEAGGPDKLLFLKKDCRNHLDKVRRLRLVEGDAEVMHRYFMRMKADNSDFFFAMDLNEKGRLRNVF is encoded by the coding sequence ATGATgtcgtcgaagtctgttccatTGACATTACCTCCAAACAAAGAGTGTGGAGAACAAGAAAAGGTGTGGAGTGGAGACAGTGAACATGAAGAAGATGTATGGTGTGGTCCTTTAAGCAAAGATTGTGATGAGATAAAAACTATTGAGGAAACAGAAAATTGTGAACATAAAGCTGAAGAACCGAAGGTGGGAATGACATTCGACACATTGGAGGACGCTTATTTGTATTACTTAAAatatgcaaaagaaaaagggtttgCTGTTGCGAAAAGATCATCGAGAAAGGGAAGAGATGGAAATGTGAGGCATGTAGGGTTTGAATGTTGTCGTGCTGGAAAAGCAAGGGTGAGAACAAGCAACCCGGTCAAACCACGGCCACAAACAAAAGTTGAGTGTCCAGCTCACATTAATGTTGTGATACACCCGGATGGAAAGTGGAGGTTAAGCCATGTTGTTTTGGAGCACTATCATGAACAGAGCCCGGCAAAGGCAAGGTATTTCAAGTGCAACAGGGTACTAGATGAACATGtaaaaagaaaacttgaattAAATGATCAAGCCGGGATCAGAGTGTACAAGACTTATGATTCACTTCAGATTGAGGCTGGAGGTCCTGATAAGCTTCTATTTCTTAAGAAAGATTGCCGAAATCATTTGGATAAAGTTCGACGTTTACGACTTGTGGAAGGAGATGCTGAAGTGATGCATCGTTATTTCATGAGAATGAAGGCAGACAATTCTGACTTCTTTTTTGCAATGGATTTGAATGAAAAGGGTCGATTAAGAAATGTATTTTAG